A DNA window from Vicinamibacterales bacterium contains the following coding sequences:
- a CDS encoding alpha/beta hydrolase, which produces MHRRQFLAGAAGAVASAAALRAAAQTPPPLPIKTVRTPILEIGYHESGPADGFPVFLLHGFPDDAHAYDGVAPPLAKAGYRAFAIYLRGYGPTRFLDPAAPRTAEQAAIAQDVVDFADALKLPRFAVSGYDWGGRASCITAALHPDRVRAAVLCGGYSIQNTVTPGPPAPPRAIRNSWYQWYFNTETGRTGLEKNRKALCRFMWEEWSPTWRFTDAMYDQTAASFENPDFVDCVIHSYRHRNFNAPGEPRFLDTEKRLAARPTIEVPTVVLHGGDDGFGKPAPDTTEAERRQFPKLVARRVVTGAGHFVPHEQPAAVAEALLEVLAASK; this is translated from the coding sequence ATGCATCGACGCCAGTTCCTGGCCGGCGCCGCCGGCGCCGTCGCCTCCGCCGCCGCCCTTCGCGCCGCCGCCCAGACTCCGCCTCCGCTGCCCATCAAGACCGTGCGGACGCCGATTCTCGAAATCGGCTACCACGAGAGCGGGCCCGCAGACGGCTTCCCGGTGTTCCTGCTGCACGGCTTTCCGGACGACGCCCATGCGTACGACGGCGTCGCCCCGCCCCTGGCGAAGGCCGGCTATCGCGCATTTGCCATCTACCTTCGCGGCTACGGCCCTACGCGCTTCCTCGATCCGGCCGCGCCGCGCACCGCCGAACAGGCCGCCATCGCCCAGGATGTCGTGGACTTCGCGGATGCGCTGAAGCTGCCGCGGTTCGCCGTGAGCGGGTACGACTGGGGTGGCCGAGCCTCCTGCATCACCGCCGCGCTCCACCCCGACCGGGTCCGCGCCGCCGTCCTGTGCGGCGGGTACTCCATCCAGAACACCGTGACGCCCGGACCGCCCGCGCCGCCGCGCGCCATCAGGAACTCCTGGTACCAGTGGTACTTCAACACCGAGACCGGACGCACGGGCCTCGAGAAGAACCGCAAGGCGCTGTGCCGCTTCATGTGGGAGGAGTGGTCGCCCACCTGGAGGTTCACCGACGCGATGTACGACCAGACGGCGGCGTCGTTCGAGAACCCGGACTTCGTGGACTGCGTGATCCACTCCTACCGCCATCGCAATTTCAACGCGCCCGGGGAGCCGCGCTTCCTCGACACGGAGAAGCGCCTGGCGGCGCGCCCGACGATCGAGGTGCCGACCGTCGTGCTGCACGGCGGCGACGACGGCTTCGGGAAGCCCGCGCCCGACACGACCGAGGCCGAGCGCCGGCAATTCCCGAAGCTCGTGGCGCGCCGCGTCGTCACCGGCGCCGGGCACTTCGTGCCGCACGAGCAGCCCGCGGCTGTCGCCGAGGCCCTCCTCGAAGTGCTGGCCGCGTCGAAGTAG
- a CDS encoding transcriptional regulator, translating into MSLLHFGPFTVDWRGATLSRGGGIVPLSPRLVQVLACLADARGALVTRELLLERFWPDVTVADNTLTRAIADIRKALDDDPRAPRFIQTMARRGYRFLADVAEEADAPAGPGAGAVTPTFAGLEPFVAWERGRVALESLAVAELPVAVEAFSRAVAGAPQYAPAYAGLANAHVFRFEATRVDDEPDAAALVQAIAAATRATTLDPSMGEGWAALGHALAAGGRMDEARAALRQATALEPRNWRHQYRLAVATWGEERLRAVERAEALLPGFPGARTLAAMVLVARQAFGPAADAAARGAAAQSAQHDHSLYPANGLLWMRGLTAFARGQVAVALDDFAAEAAFSDTAGTVYARECRVLAHEAVGFALLADGRRRDEARAAFGAALAASAGHARAVLGQALVDGAAGDTAARVSGACARLETTGKHVERALVLAAAEAWRGRPADGLRLAEQAIDGPAPDTAGWSLPADPIFAPLRAADGYARLAARLASRAA; encoded by the coding sequence ATGTCCCTCCTGCACTTCGGGCCGTTCACCGTGGACTGGCGCGGCGCGACGCTGTCGCGCGGCGGCGGGATCGTGCCGCTGTCGCCGCGCCTGGTCCAGGTGCTGGCCTGCCTGGCCGACGCGCGAGGGGCCCTGGTCACCCGTGAACTGCTCCTGGAGCGCTTCTGGCCGGACGTCACCGTCGCCGACAACACCCTGACCCGGGCCATCGCCGACATCCGCAAGGCCCTCGATGACGATCCCCGGGCCCCCCGGTTCATCCAGACGATGGCGCGGCGGGGGTACCGCTTCCTCGCCGACGTCGCCGAGGAGGCCGATGCCCCGGCCGGCCCCGGCGCGGGGGCCGTGACGCCGACGTTTGCCGGCCTCGAGCCCTTCGTCGCGTGGGAGCGGGGACGCGTGGCGCTGGAGTCGCTGGCCGTCGCCGAGCTCCCGGTGGCGGTGGAGGCGTTCAGCCGCGCCGTGGCGGGAGCTCCGCAGTACGCGCCGGCCTACGCCGGCCTGGCCAACGCCCACGTCTTCCGCTTCGAGGCCACGCGGGTGGACGACGAGCCCGATGCCGCCGCGCTCGTCCAGGCCATCGCCGCCGCCACCAGGGCCACCACGCTCGATCCGTCCATGGGGGAGGGCTGGGCCGCGCTCGGGCACGCGCTCGCGGCTGGCGGGCGGATGGACGAGGCCAGGGCGGCGCTCCGGCAGGCGACGGCGCTCGAGCCCCGCAACTGGCGCCACCAGTACCGCCTGGCCGTGGCGACGTGGGGCGAGGAACGCCTTCGCGCCGTGGAACGGGCCGAGGCCCTGCTGCCGGGCTTCCCGGGCGCCCGGACGCTGGCGGCCATGGTGCTCGTGGCGCGGCAGGCGTTCGGCCCGGCGGCGGACGCCGCGGCCAGGGGCGCAGCGGCGCAGTCGGCGCAGCACGACCACTCCCTCTATCCTGCGAATGGCCTGCTGTGGATGCGCGGCCTGACGGCCTTCGCGCGGGGGCAGGTGGCGGTCGCGCTGGACGACTTCGCGGCCGAGGCGGCATTCTCTGACACGGCCGGGACCGTGTACGCGCGGGAGTGCCGCGTGCTGGCCCACGAGGCCGTGGGCTTCGCCCTGCTGGCCGACGGACGTCGTCGCGACGAGGCCAGAGCGGCGTTCGGCGCCGCCCTGGCCGCCTCGGCGGGCCACGCGCGCGCCGTGTTGGGCCAGGCGCTCGTCGACGGCGCCGCCGGTGACACCGCAGCGCGCGTCTCAGGGGCGTGCGCCAGGCTGGAAACCACCGGAAAGCACGTCGAGCGCGCGCTGGTCCTGGCCGCGGCCGAGGCCTGGCGGGGCAGGCCCGCCGACGGGCTCCGGCTCGCCGAACAGGCCATCGATGGCCCTGCGCCCGACACCGCCGGGTGGAGCCTGCCGGCCGACCCGATCTTCGCGCCGCTGCGCGCGGCCGACGGCTACGCGCGCCTGGCGGCACGCCTGGCCTCGCGCGCCGCGTAG
- a CDS encoding FAD-dependent oxidoreductase → MPRTNTNDPAYYHKVVDCQWGCPAHTNVPEYIRLIAQGRHDDAYMLNRESNVFPGILGRTCDRPCEPACRRTRVDGKPVAICRLKRVAADHKGDIKARLPKAPAEKNGKKVALIGAGPASLTVANDLMPLGYQITLFEKFDRPGGLMRVNIPSFRLPPEVLDEEIGNIVDMGVDVRYNSPIESLKTLLDSNEYDAVFVGSGAPKGKELEIPGRRDTDQIFIGIEWLESIHFGHVDSVGKRVLIIGVGNTAMDCCRSAKRLGATDVKVIARKTRKYFKASPWELEDAEEEGVHILENLQPVRFIVENGVLTGMEFDKFHSFEKDGKLVQEPAGRETIPCDTVVLAIGQDNAFPWIEREIGLEFDKKWDMPIVDRATFMSTRPGVFFGGDAAFGPANIIWAVEHGHQAAISVHQYCQGLPVTERPPQGMNLTSTKMGLHEWAYANEYSGAQRQKMKHVEMPARFATMTIEVEEGFNEAQTEAEVHRCLNCDVQTHFTDNLCIECDACIDICPVDCLTIAKPGDEADLRTRLLAPAENLDQALFVSDPLKQTGRVMVKDENVCLHCGLCAERCPTYAWDMRKFVLSWPHADKVEAPAAAAAR, encoded by the coding sequence ATGCCGCGAACGAACACGAACGACCCCGCGTACTACCACAAGGTCGTCGACTGCCAGTGGGGCTGCCCCGCCCACACGAACGTTCCCGAGTACATCCGCCTCATCGCCCAGGGCCGTCACGACGACGCCTACATGCTCAATCGCGAGTCGAACGTGTTCCCGGGCATCCTGGGCCGCACGTGCGACCGCCCCTGTGAGCCGGCCTGCCGCCGCACCCGCGTGGACGGCAAGCCCGTGGCCATCTGCCGGCTGAAGCGCGTGGCCGCCGATCACAAGGGCGACATCAAGGCGCGGCTCCCGAAAGCCCCGGCGGAGAAGAACGGCAAGAAGGTGGCGCTCATCGGCGCCGGCCCGGCCTCGCTCACCGTCGCCAACGACCTCATGCCACTCGGCTACCAGATCACGCTCTTCGAGAAGTTCGATCGGCCGGGCGGCCTGATGCGCGTGAACATCCCGTCGTTCCGCCTGCCGCCCGAGGTGCTCGACGAGGAGATCGGCAACATCGTCGACATGGGCGTGGACGTCCGCTACAACTCGCCCATCGAGAGCCTGAAGACCCTGCTCGACTCGAACGAGTACGACGCGGTGTTCGTCGGCAGCGGCGCGCCGAAGGGCAAGGAGCTCGAGATTCCCGGCCGCCGCGACACGGACCAGATCTTCATCGGCATCGAGTGGCTCGAGTCCATCCACTTCGGCCACGTGGACTCGGTGGGCAAGCGCGTCCTCATCATCGGCGTCGGCAACACCGCCATGGACTGCTGCCGCTCGGCCAAGCGCCTCGGCGCGACCGACGTGAAGGTGATCGCGCGCAAGACGCGCAAGTACTTCAAGGCGTCGCCGTGGGAACTGGAGGACGCGGAGGAAGAGGGCGTCCACATCCTGGAGAACCTCCAGCCCGTGCGCTTCATCGTCGAGAACGGCGTGCTCACGGGCATGGAGTTCGACAAGTTCCATTCCTTCGAGAAGGACGGCAAGCTGGTCCAGGAACCCGCGGGCCGCGAGACGATTCCCTGCGACACGGTGGTGCTCGCCATCGGCCAGGACAACGCCTTCCCCTGGATCGAGCGCGAGATCGGCCTCGAGTTCGACAAGAAGTGGGACATGCCCATCGTGGACCGCGCCACGTTCATGTCCACGCGGCCCGGCGTGTTCTTCGGCGGCGACGCCGCCTTCGGGCCCGCGAACATCATCTGGGCGGTGGAGCACGGCCACCAGGCCGCCATCTCCGTGCACCAGTACTGCCAGGGCCTGCCCGTCACCGAGCGCCCGCCGCAGGGCATGAACCTCACGAGCACCAAGATGGGCCTGCACGAGTGGGCCTACGCCAACGAGTACAGCGGCGCCCAGCGGCAGAAGATGAAGCACGTCGAGATGCCGGCGCGCTTCGCCACCATGACCATCGAGGTGGAGGAAGGCTTCAACGAGGCGCAGACGGAGGCGGAGGTCCACCGCTGCCTGAACTGCGACGTCCAGACGCACTTCACGGACAACCTCTGCATCGAGTGCGACGCCTGCATCGACATCTGCCCGGTGGACTGCCTCACCATCGCGAAGCCCGGCGACGAGGCCGATCTCAGGACGCGCCTCCTGGCGCCGGCCGAGAACCTCGACCAGGCCCTCTTCGTCTCGGATCCGCTGAAGCAGACCGGCCGCGTGATGGTGAAGGACGAGAACGTCTGCCTGCACTGCGGGCTCTGCGCCGAGCGCTGCCCCACCTACGCGTGGGACATGCGGAAGTTCGTGCTGTCGTGGCCGCACGCCGACAAGGTCGAGGCCCCGGCGGCAGCGGCGGCGCGGTAG
- a CDS encoding 2-oxoacid:acceptor oxidoreductase subunit alpha, protein MNRVNDFAFKIATVNGTGSASANGLIMQAIFRMGIPVTGKNVFPSNIQGLPTWYEIRVNKDGYTARTPHFDLMVALNPATYAKDVAEVRSGGWLLYDSTWPLDDTLARPDVTFLGVPLAELCNASFKGVRERILMKNIAYAGALAALVGIDTEVVRALTHEKFAKKPALLASNDKAIALGYNYAKDHFECPLPIRLERMDATKDSILIDGNTAAGLGCVFAGATVGAWYPITPSTSMMEAFKGFCQKYRKDPGTKQNRYAIIQAEDELAAVGMVVGASWAGARAFTPTSGPGISLMNEFIGLAYYAEVPAVIFDVQRTGPSTGMPTRTQQCDLMMCAYASHGDTRHICLYPSDPKEAFEFAVQAFDIAERFQTPTFVLTDLDIGMNDWMVPKLTWDDAYRPDRGKVLSAEELEQAKTFYRYYDVDGDGIPQRSLPGVHPKGAYFTRGSGHNKFGAYTEDAEEYQEVLDRVARKIQGAAKAVPGPVVKRTPGAKVGLVTVGGCHGACMEAMDVLAREGIHVDYMRVRGFPFGDEVRQFLDEHDVNFVVEQNRDAQLRSLLMLDLGTPLAKLESVRYYAGFPMSAHHVIEGVKAKLEKAA, encoded by the coding sequence ATGAACCGCGTCAACGATTTCGCGTTCAAGATCGCGACGGTCAACGGCACCGGATCGGCCAGCGCGAACGGCCTCATCATGCAGGCCATCTTCCGCATGGGCATCCCGGTGACGGGGAAGAACGTCTTCCCGTCGAACATCCAGGGGCTGCCCACCTGGTACGAGATCCGGGTGAACAAGGACGGCTACACCGCCCGCACGCCCCACTTCGACCTGATGGTGGCGCTCAACCCCGCCACCTACGCGAAGGACGTGGCCGAGGTCCGGTCCGGCGGCTGGCTGCTCTACGACTCCACCTGGCCGCTCGACGACACGCTGGCGCGGCCCGACGTCACGTTCCTGGGCGTGCCGCTGGCCGAGCTCTGCAACGCGTCCTTCAAGGGGGTCCGCGAGCGGATCCTGATGAAGAACATCGCGTACGCGGGCGCCCTGGCCGCGCTCGTCGGCATCGACACCGAGGTGGTGCGCGCGCTCACGCACGAGAAGTTCGCGAAGAAGCCCGCGCTGCTGGCCTCGAACGACAAGGCCATCGCCCTGGGCTACAACTACGCGAAGGACCACTTCGAGTGCCCGCTCCCGATCCGGCTGGAGCGGATGGACGCCACGAAGGACAGCATCCTCATCGACGGCAACACCGCCGCCGGCCTCGGCTGCGTGTTCGCGGGCGCCACGGTCGGCGCGTGGTATCCCATCACGCCCTCCACGTCGATGATGGAGGCCTTCAAGGGGTTCTGCCAGAAGTACCGGAAGGATCCGGGGACCAAGCAGAACCGCTACGCCATCATCCAGGCCGAGGACGAACTGGCCGCGGTGGGCATGGTGGTGGGCGCCTCGTGGGCCGGCGCTCGCGCGTTCACGCCCACCTCCGGTCCCGGCATCTCGCTGATGAACGAGTTCATCGGCCTGGCGTACTACGCCGAGGTGCCGGCCGTGATCTTCGACGTGCAGCGCACGGGCCCGTCCACGGGCATGCCGACGCGGACGCAGCAGTGCGACCTCATGATGTGCGCCTACGCCTCGCACGGCGACACGCGCCACATCTGCCTCTACCCGAGCGACCCGAAGGAGGCCTTCGAGTTCGCGGTGCAGGCGTTCGACATCGCCGAGCGCTTCCAGACGCCCACCTTCGTGCTGACCGACCTGGACATCGGCATGAACGACTGGATGGTGCCCAAGCTCACGTGGGACGACGCCTACCGCCCCGATCGCGGCAAGGTGCTCTCCGCGGAAGAGCTCGAGCAGGCGAAGACGTTCTACCGCTACTACGACGTGGACGGCGACGGCATCCCGCAGCGGAGCCTGCCCGGCGTGCACCCGAAGGGCGCGTACTTCACGCGCGGGTCGGGCCACAACAAGTTCGGCGCCTACACGGAGGACGCCGAGGAGTACCAGGAAGTCCTCGACCGCGTGGCCCGGAAGATCCAGGGCGCGGCGAAGGCCGTCCCGGGGCCCGTGGTGAAGAGGACGCCTGGCGCGAAGGTCGGCCTGGTCACCGTGGGCGGCTGCCACGGCGCCTGCATGGAAGCGATGGACGTGCTGGCGCGCGAGGGCATCCACGTGGACTACATGCGGGTCCGCGGCTTCCCGTTCGGCGACGAGGTGCGGCAGTTCCTCGACGAGCACGACGTGAACTTCGTCGTGGAGCAGAACCGCGACGCGCAGCTGCGGAGCCTGCTGATGCTCGACCTGGGCACGCCCCTCGCGAAGCTCGAGTCCGTCCGCTACTACGCGGGGTTCCCGATGAGCGCCCACCACGTGATCGAGGGCGTGAAGGCGAAGCTGGAGAAGGCGGCATGA
- a CDS encoding 2-oxoacid:ferredoxin oxidoreductase subunit beta, with product MTYLAKPKVHHPSLKKNALGLTRRDYEGAITTLCAGCGHDSITAAIVQAFWELDVAPHTVAKLSGIGCSSKTPAYFLREAHGFNSVHGRMPAIATGAAAANQTLTLIGVSGDGDSLSIGLGQLCHAIRRNVNMLYVLENNGVYGLTKGQFSASADPGSMSKKGEANTMEAIDGALLAMTLGATFVARSFSGDKAQLVPLLKAGLTHKGFAFIDVVSPCVTFNDHEGSTKSYAYTREHQVEVVQADFVAPREEITSEQEAGTAKSVMMHDGSWVTFRKVAPDFDPTDRDTAYAYIRERHKAGEVLTGLLYVSPDSRDMAAQNEVVPGALTNLPHGQLCPGSAELDKLMARFR from the coding sequence ATGACGTACCTCGCGAAGCCCAAGGTCCACCATCCCTCGCTCAAGAAGAACGCGCTCGGGCTGACCCGGCGCGACTACGAGGGCGCCATCACGACGCTCTGCGCCGGCTGCGGCCACGACTCGATCACGGCCGCCATCGTGCAGGCGTTCTGGGAACTCGACGTCGCGCCCCACACCGTCGCGAAGCTCTCGGGCATCGGCTGCTCGTCGAAGACGCCCGCGTACTTCCTCCGCGAGGCGCACGGCTTCAACAGCGTCCACGGCCGCATGCCCGCGATCGCCACCGGTGCCGCGGCGGCGAACCAGACCCTGACGCTCATCGGCGTGTCCGGCGACGGCGACTCCCTGTCCATCGGCCTGGGGCAGCTCTGTCACGCCATCCGCCGCAACGTGAACATGCTGTACGTGCTGGAGAACAACGGCGTGTACGGCCTGACGAAGGGCCAGTTCTCGGCCTCGGCCGATCCCGGCTCGATGAGCAAGAAGGGCGAGGCCAACACGATGGAGGCCATCGACGGGGCGCTCCTCGCGATGACGCTGGGCGCCACGTTCGTCGCCCGCAGCTTCTCGGGCGACAAGGCGCAGCTCGTGCCGCTCCTGAAGGCGGGCCTGACGCACAAGGGCTTCGCCTTCATCGACGTCGTCTCGCCCTGCGTCACCTTCAACGATCACGAAGGCTCCACGAAGAGCTACGCCTACACCCGGGAGCACCAGGTGGAAGTGGTCCAGGCCGATTTCGTCGCCCCGCGGGAGGAGATCACCTCCGAGCAGGAGGCGGGCACGGCGAAGAGCGTGATGATGCACGACGGCAGCTGGGTCACGTTCCGCAAGGTGGCCCCGGACTTCGACCCGACGGACCGCGACACCGCGTACGCCTACATCCGCGAGCGGCACAAGGCCGGCGAAGTCCTGACGGGCCTGCTCTACGTCTCGCCCGACTCGCGCGACATGGCGGCGCAGAACGAGGTGGTCCCCGGCGCGCTCACGAACCTGCCGCACGGCCAGCTCTGTCCGGGAAGCGCCGAGCTCGACAAGCTCATGGCGCGCTTCCGCTAG
- a CDS encoding gamma-glutamylcyclotransferase family protein, which produces MPRLFAYGTLLDGHVQRAVFGRALTGVPDALPGHVLSMLSVDDPRAPAGTARYPNVTLTANQADAVPGVVFDITGGDLLAADLYETSVYRRQELALASGARAWVRRRASWEPRLMAPPPVTARR; this is translated from the coding sequence ATGCCCCGGCTCTTCGCGTACGGGACCCTGCTGGACGGACACGTGCAGCGCGCCGTGTTCGGCCGTGCCCTGACCGGGGTGCCCGACGCCCTGCCCGGCCACGTCCTCTCGATGCTGTCCGTGGACGACCCCCGCGCGCCGGCGGGCACGGCCCGCTACCCCAACGTGACGTTGACGGCGAATCAGGCCGACGCGGTGCCCGGCGTCGTGTTCGACATCACGGGCGGGGATCTCCTCGCGGCCGATCTCTACGAGACGTCCGTGTACCGCCGCCAGGAACTGGCGCTGGCCAGTGGTGCCCGGGCCTGGGTGCGTCGGCGTGCTTCCTGGGAGCCGCGACTGATGGCCCCGCCGCCGGTCACGGCACGTCGATGA
- a CDS encoding PDZ domain-containing protein, whose protein sequence is MHSWLHPWRRVAALAAAAGLVAVVHASEPGVDDPAAGVTRMLRMPTVSASHIAFAYAGNIWIVPRAGGMARRVTSFQGQATNPQLSPDGRQLAFSADYAGNPDVYVVPVDGGEPTRLTWHPGADVVQGWSPDGARVLFTSARATAAPNATTRFWTVAVAGGPPAPLPLPRGYQGKFSPDGRSIAYRMNSSWDEERRNYRGGQNKAIWIADLSTWDVVTPPWSGSKEIDPVWLDDTVYFLSDRDGVSNVWSYAPATKALAQVTRFTDFDVKTLGSGGGALVFEQAGYVHLLDPKTGKPAVVPITVAGDFPWMMPHWEDVTGRMTNLDLSPTGKRVLVEARGEIFTIPAEKGDIRNLTRTSGAAEREPAWSPDGRFVSYFSDASGEYRLVIEPQDGIAPAREIALAAPTRYYSPVWSPDSRKLLYSDTNLNVWVLDVATGAAKIVGRDPWMVPSRTLAPSWSPDSRWVAFAARLDTLYRAIVVANVETGEQRQITDGLADATYPVWDASGRYLWFLASTDFGLASQWLDMTSYEHLQTFGLYVALLRKGDPSPLLPESDEDAGVGAKSEPTPLTASTQPVTIDFDGLQQRVIPVTGVPERQYARLAAGAAGTVFYLEAPPVAQRGGPSPATGSTLHRYRLSDRRAVTFAPNVAAFAVSADGKKLVYRRPSAPSSGGSGPSGPTLHLVAADGNVPENGSGRLSVTLRMELDPKAEFRQIFTEGWRYQRDYLYVPNQHGADWPRMKTMYGALLPYVRHRADLTYLIDMMGAEIAIGHSYVRGGDLPDVPATRVGLLGADTAVENGRYRITRIYDGESWNPDLRAPLAAPGVDVSVGDYLLAVNGVELAGTDNLQRLLDGTVDRQTVLTVNAQPGTTGARQVTVVPVANDQGLRTRAWVEGNRRLVEKLSGGQLAYVYLPNTGQPGYQSFNRYYFAQQDKAGAVIDERYNGGGSAADYIVDVLGRDFDGYFNNVAGDRVPFTSPSAGIWGPKVMIVNEMAGSGGDLMPYMFRRRKIGTLVGTRTWGGLVHTADTPPFIDGGTMIAPRGGFFTRDGRWAVENEGVAPDIEVENWPKDVIAGRDPQLERAVTEAMAALKASPPDRRRAEPPPPTWGKRPGR, encoded by the coding sequence ATGCACTCATGGCTTCACCCGTGGCGCCGTGTCGCGGCGCTCGCCGCAGCGGCCGGCCTCGTCGCCGTCGTGCACGCGTCCGAGCCCGGGGTCGACGACCCGGCCGCGGGCGTCACGCGCATGCTGCGCATGCCGACGGTGAGCGCGTCGCACATCGCGTTCGCCTACGCGGGCAACATCTGGATCGTGCCGCGCGCGGGCGGCATGGCCCGGCGGGTCACGAGCTTCCAGGGCCAGGCGACGAACCCGCAGCTGTCGCCGGATGGCCGCCAGCTCGCCTTCAGCGCCGACTACGCCGGCAACCCTGACGTGTACGTCGTGCCCGTCGACGGCGGTGAGCCGACGCGCCTCACGTGGCACCCGGGCGCGGACGTCGTGCAGGGCTGGTCGCCGGACGGCGCACGAGTCCTCTTCACGTCGGCCAGGGCCACGGCCGCGCCGAACGCGACGACCCGGTTCTGGACCGTCGCCGTGGCCGGAGGGCCGCCGGCGCCGCTGCCGCTGCCACGCGGCTACCAGGGCAAGTTCTCGCCCGATGGGCGGTCGATCGCCTACCGCATGAACAGCTCGTGGGACGAGGAGCGCCGCAACTACCGCGGCGGCCAGAACAAGGCGATCTGGATCGCCGACCTCTCGACCTGGGACGTCGTCACGCCCCCGTGGTCGGGCTCGAAGGAGATCGACCCGGTGTGGCTGGACGACACCGTGTACTTCCTGTCCGACCGCGACGGGGTCTCGAACGTGTGGTCGTACGCGCCGGCCACGAAGGCGCTCGCGCAGGTGACGCGGTTCACCGACTTCGACGTGAAGACGCTCGGCAGCGGCGGCGGCGCCCTGGTCTTCGAACAGGCCGGCTACGTCCACCTGCTGGATCCGAAAACCGGCAAGCCCGCCGTCGTGCCCATCACGGTGGCTGGCGACTTCCCGTGGATGATGCCGCACTGGGAGGACGTCACCGGCAGGATGACCAACCTCGACCTGTCGCCCACCGGCAAGCGCGTCCTGGTCGAGGCCCGGGGCGAGATCTTCACCATTCCAGCCGAGAAGGGCGACATCCGGAACCTCACGCGGACGAGCGGCGCCGCCGAGCGCGAGCCGGCCTGGTCGCCCGACGGGCGCTTCGTCAGCTACTTCAGCGACGCCAGCGGGGAGTACCGCCTCGTCATCGAGCCGCAGGACGGCATCGCCCCCGCACGCGAGATCGCGCTGGCGGCACCGACGCGCTACTACTCGCCCGTGTGGTCGCCCGACAGCCGGAAGCTGCTCTACTCCGACACGAACCTGAACGTCTGGGTGCTGGACGTCGCCACCGGCGCGGCCAAGATCGTGGGCCGCGATCCGTGGATGGTGCCCTCGCGCACGCTGGCGCCGTCGTGGAGCCCCGACAGCCGCTGGGTCGCCTTCGCCGCGCGCCTCGACACGCTCTACCGCGCCATCGTCGTCGCGAACGTCGAGACGGGCGAGCAGCGCCAGATCACGGACGGCCTGGCGGATGCGACCTACCCCGTGTGGGACGCGAGCGGCCGGTACCTGTGGTTCCTGGCGTCCACGGACTTCGGCCTCGCGTCGCAGTGGCTCGACATGACGTCCTACGAGCACCTCCAGACGTTCGGCCTCTACGTCGCGCTCCTCCGCAAGGGCGATCCGAGCCCGCTCCTGCCCGAAAGCGACGAGGACGCCGGCGTCGGCGCCAAGAGCGAGCCGACGCCCCTCACCGCGTCGACGCAGCCGGTCACCATCGACTTCGACGGCCTCCAGCAGCGCGTGATCCCGGTGACAGGCGTGCCCGAGCGCCAGTACGCGCGCCTGGCCGCCGGCGCGGCCGGCACGGTCTTCTACCTGGAAGCGCCGCCCGTGGCCCAGCGCGGCGGTCCGTCGCCAGCCACGGGCAGCACGCTGCACCGCTATCGCCTGAGCGACCGGCGGGCCGTGACCTTCGCGCCGAACGTCGCGGCCTTCGCCGTGAGCGCGGACGGGAAGAAGCTCGTGTACCGCCGCCCCTCGGCGCCGTCCAGCGGCGGGAGCGGGCCCTCGGGGCCCACGCTGCACCTGGTGGCGGCGGACGGCAACGTGCCCGAGAACGGCAGCGGCCGGCTGTCGGTCACCCTCCGCATGGAGCTGGATCCGAAGGCCGAGTTCCGGCAGATCTTCACTGAGGGCTGGCGCTACCAGCGCGACTACCTGTACGTGCCCAACCAGCACGGGGCCGACTGGCCGCGGATGAAGACGATGTACGGCGCCCTCCTGCCCTACGTCAGGCACCGCGCGGACCTCACCTATCTCATCGACATGATGGGCGCCGAGATCGCGATCGGCCACTCCTACGTGCGGGGCGGCGACCTGCCGGACGTGCCGGCCACGCGGGTGGGCCTGCTCGGCGCGGACACGGCCGTCGAGAACGGCCGCTACCGCATCACGCGCATCTACGACGGCGAGAGCTGGAATCCCGACCTGCGCGCGCCGCTCGCGGCGCCCGGCGTGGACGTGTCGGTGGGCGACTACCTCCTGGCCGTCAACGGCGTCGAGCTGGCAGGCACCGACAACCTGCAGCGGCTCCTCGACGGCACCGTGGACCGCCAGACCGTGCTCACCGTGAACGCCCAGCCCGGCACGACCGGGGCCCGCCAGGTCACGGTCGTACCCGTGGCCAACGACCAGGGCCTGCGGACGCGGGCGTGGGTCGAGGGCAACCGGCGCCTGGTCGAGAAGCTCTCGGGCGGCCAGCTGGCCTACGTCTACCTGCCGAACACCGGCCAGCCCGGGTATCAGAGCTTCAACCGCTATTACTTCGCGCAGCAGGACAAGGCCGGCGCCGTCATCGATGAGCGCTACAACGGCGGCGGCTCCGCGGCCGACTACATCGTCGACGTGCTGGGCCGCGATTTCGACGGCTACTTCAACAACGTCGCCGGCGATCGCGTGCCCTTCACGAGCCCGTCGGCCGGCATCTGGGGGCCGAAGGTCATGATCGTGAACGAGATGGCGGGCTCCGGCGGCGACCTGATGCCCTACATGTTCCGGCGGCGGAAGATCGGCACGCTGGTGGGCACGCGCACGTGGGGCGGCCTCGTGCACACGGCCGACACCCCACCCTTCATCGACGGGGGGACGATGATCGCCCCGCGCGGCGGCTTCTTCACGCGCGACGGACGGTGGGCGGTCGAGAACGAAGGCGTCGCGCCGGACATCGAGGTGGAGAACTGGCCGAAGGACGTCATCGCCGGCCGCGATCCGCAACTCGAGCGCGCGGTGACCGAGGCCATGGCCGCGCTGAAGGCGTCACCACCGGATCGGCGGCGCGCCGAGCCGCCGCCGCCCACGTGGGGGAAGCGGCCGGGCCGCTAG